A stretch of Spirosoma oryzicola DNA encodes these proteins:
- the tsaE gene encoding tRNA (adenosine(37)-N6)-threonylcarbamoyltransferase complex ATPase subunit type 1 TsaE, whose protein sequence is MTVHFHRLEELDTVARQLLAEGRKNPVWLFNGEMGAGKTTLIKALCRALGVVSMVQSPTFSIVNEYTTHEGKPVYHFDCYRLRNEAEALDIGIEEYFDSGNYCFIEWPERIESLWPATYYQVHLSADHVGRRTVETLLVD, encoded by the coding sequence ATGACGGTACACTTTCATCGGCTCGAAGAACTGGATACAGTGGCTCGTCAGTTGCTGGCCGAAGGACGTAAAAACCCGGTGTGGCTGTTCAACGGTGAAATGGGTGCGGGAAAAACAACGCTTATCAAGGCGCTCTGCCGTGCTTTGGGGGTTGTCAGTATGGTGCAAAGTCCAACCTTTTCCATTGTCAACGAGTACACGACGCACGAAGGAAAACCGGTTTATCACTTCGACTGTTACCGACTGCGCAACGAAGCCGAAGCACTGGACATTGGCATTGAAGAGTATTTTGATTCGGGCAATTATTGTTTCATCGAGTGGCCGGAGCGCATCGAATCGTTGTGGCCCGCTACTTATTATCAAGTCCATCTGTCCGCCGATCACGTTGGTCGTCGCACGGTGGAAACTTTATTGGTTGACTAG
- the gyrB gene encoding DNA topoisomerase (ATP-hydrolyzing) subunit B, with protein sequence MTNELIDAEAPVETALGNYGADNIQVLEGLEAVRKRPAMYIGDVGIRGLHHLIWEVVDNSIDEALAGYCDKITVTINPDNSITVQDNGRGIPTGINTKMGKSALEVVMTVLHAGGKFDKDTYKVSGGLHGVGVSCVNALSTDLRVEVHREGKIFEQEYKIGYPQYDVRVAGEAEDTGTTVHFKPDDSIFTETVYRYETVAGRLRELAYLNKGIHIFLKDLRELDENGEPINQDEFFSEGGLVEFVQFLDETRPALDGMKPVYMESDKGSTPVQVALVYNYEAGENVLSYVNNINTHEGGTHVQGFRSALTRVLKNYADKNPGVLPKNAGKVTFSGEDFRKGLTAVISVKVAEPQFEGQTKTKLGNQDVVSAVSQAMADLLETWLEENPKTAAGIVKKVLVSAQARIAADLAYKRIMTERKDFMGGMGLPGKLADCSDTDPEKCELYLVEGDSAGGTAKQGRNRAFQAILPLRGKILNVEKAMEHKIYENEEIKNIWTALGVRLEKKDDETVMNLDKLRYHKIIIMTDADVDGSHIRTLILTLFYRNMKALIDNGYIYIAQPPLYLVKKGKEERYCWTEAQREAAVKELAGSGREENVGVQRYKGLGEMNAEQLWSTTMNPDTRSLKVVTVESAADADHVFSTLMGDEVAPRRDFIERNAKYARVDV encoded by the coding sequence ATGACCAACGAACTGATTGACGCAGAAGCCCCCGTTGAAACCGCGTTAGGCAATTACGGTGCCGACAATATCCAGGTTTTAGAAGGACTGGAAGCCGTTCGCAAACGTCCTGCTATGTACATTGGCGACGTTGGCATTCGCGGCCTGCATCACCTCATCTGGGAAGTCGTCGATAACTCGATTGACGAAGCGCTGGCGGGCTATTGCGATAAAATTACTGTAACCATCAATCCCGATAACTCCATCACGGTACAGGACAACGGCCGGGGTATTCCGACTGGCATCAACACCAAAATGGGCAAGTCCGCCCTGGAGGTCGTTATGACTGTATTACACGCGGGTGGTAAGTTTGATAAAGATACATACAAAGTTTCCGGTGGTCTGCACGGGGTCGGCGTTTCCTGCGTTAACGCGCTGTCGACCGATCTACGCGTCGAAGTTCACCGCGAAGGCAAGATATTCGAACAGGAGTACAAAATAGGCTATCCTCAATACGACGTTCGTGTTGCTGGCGAGGCAGAAGATACCGGAACTACCGTGCATTTCAAGCCGGATGACAGCATCTTCACCGAAACCGTTTACCGGTACGAAACGGTAGCCGGTCGTCTGCGCGAACTGGCTTACCTCAACAAAGGCATCCACATCTTCCTGAAAGATCTGCGCGAGCTGGATGAAAACGGCGAGCCGATCAATCAGGACGAGTTCTTCTCGGAAGGTGGCCTGGTGGAATTCGTTCAGTTTCTGGATGAAACGCGCCCTGCGCTCGACGGTATGAAGCCCGTCTACATGGAAAGCGACAAAGGTTCGACGCCTGTACAGGTTGCCCTGGTGTACAACTACGAAGCGGGCGAGAATGTCCTTTCGTACGTTAACAACATCAACACGCACGAGGGCGGTACGCACGTGCAAGGCTTCCGTTCGGCGCTGACGCGGGTTCTGAAAAACTACGCGGACAAAAATCCGGGGGTGTTGCCTAAAAACGCGGGCAAAGTAACCTTTAGTGGTGAAGATTTCCGAAAAGGGCTGACGGCCGTTATCTCGGTGAAGGTAGCCGAACCTCAGTTTGAAGGACAGACAAAAACTAAGCTGGGCAACCAGGATGTGGTTAGTGCGGTCAGTCAGGCAATGGCCGACCTGCTGGAAACGTGGCTGGAAGAAAATCCAAAAACGGCAGCCGGTATTGTCAAAAAAGTACTTGTGTCGGCTCAGGCGCGGATTGCTGCTGATCTGGCCTACAAGCGGATCATGACCGAGCGGAAAGACTTTATGGGGGGCATGGGCTTACCCGGTAAGCTGGCCGACTGCTCGGATACCGATCCAGAAAAGTGCGAGCTTTATCTGGTAGAGGGCGACTCGGCGGGTGGAACGGCCAAACAAGGCCGCAACCGGGCATTCCAGGCTATTCTGCCGCTGCGGGGTAAAATCCTCAACGTAGAGAAAGCTATGGAGCACAAGATCTACGAAAACGAAGAGATCAAAAATATCTGGACGGCCCTCGGCGTTCGACTGGAGAAAAAAGATGATGAAACGGTAATGAACCTGGATAAGCTTCGTTATCACAAAATCATCATCATGACTGACGCCGACGTTGACGGTAGCCACATCCGGACGCTTATTCTGACGTTGTTCTACCGGAACATGAAAGCGTTGATCGACAACGGTTATATTTATATTGCGCAGCCTCCGCTTTACCTGGTCAAAAAAGGTAAAGAAGAACGATACTGCTGGACCGAAGCGCAGCGGGAAGCTGCCGTTAAAGAACTTGCCGGTAGTGGTCGAGAAGAAAATGTAGGCGTTCAGCGTTATAAAGGTCTCGGTGAGATGAACGCTGAACAGCTTTGGAGCACGACGATGAATCCTGACACCCGGAGCCTGAAAGTGGTGACGGTAGAATCGGCGGCAGATGCTGATCACGTATTCTCAACCCTGATGGGCGATGAAGTGGCACCCCGACGCGACTTTATCGAACGAAACGCTAAATATGCCCGAGTGGATGTTTAA
- a CDS encoding alanine dehydrogenase: protein MTGFEELAKQTALYPQEAPLAVKTSRNGLLIGLPKEVSLQENRIALTPEAVAILVRNGHNVIVEKGAGEKAKFSDTEYSEAGAQIAQSPQEVYEANVILKVEPLVDGEFEHVKSGSTVISALNLPAHDRGYFEKINSKNLTAFGYEYIEDQAGNMLIIRSMSEIAGSTVMLIAGEYLSNADNGRGIILGGITGVPPTKVVMLGAGTVTEYAVRTALGMGSDVKVFDKHLYKLQRLKYSVGQHVYTSIIASDTLAEAIQRADVVIGAMRAEDGLSPIVVTEEMIGRMKPGSVIIDVSIDQGGNFETSRMTTHKDPTFKHMGVIHYCVPNIAARVAYTASMALSNIFLPFLLETGTTGGIEQMMYANRWFMKGVYAHKGTLTNAYIARKFNMRFKDLDLLLAARF from the coding sequence GTGACTGGATTCGAGGAATTGGCCAAACAAACGGCCCTATATCCACAGGAAGCTCCGCTGGCGGTAAAAACCAGTCGGAACGGTTTACTTATCGGCTTGCCGAAAGAAGTATCGCTTCAGGAGAACCGTATTGCACTCACGCCCGAAGCCGTGGCGATTCTGGTCCGCAATGGCCATAACGTAATCGTTGAAAAAGGCGCTGGCGAGAAAGCGAAGTTTTCAGATACGGAATACAGCGAAGCGGGAGCGCAAATAGCGCAATCGCCCCAGGAAGTGTACGAAGCTAACGTGATCCTAAAAGTCGAACCCCTCGTTGATGGTGAGTTTGAACACGTTAAATCGGGCAGTACCGTTATTTCTGCGTTGAATCTACCCGCACACGACCGGGGCTACTTCGAGAAAATCAATAGCAAAAACCTGACGGCGTTCGGCTACGAATACATCGAAGACCAGGCGGGCAACATGCTGATTATTCGCTCGATGAGCGAAATAGCAGGCAGCACGGTTATGCTTATTGCGGGTGAATACCTCAGCAACGCCGACAATGGCCGGGGCATTATTCTGGGTGGTATCACGGGGGTTCCGCCCACAAAAGTCGTTATGCTGGGAGCCGGAACCGTAACCGAATACGCTGTACGAACGGCATTGGGCATGGGTTCCGATGTCAAAGTGTTCGACAAGCACCTCTACAAACTCCAGCGGCTGAAGTATTCTGTCGGTCAGCACGTCTACACGTCAATTATCGCTTCCGATACCCTGGCCGAAGCCATCCAGCGGGCCGATGTGGTTATTGGAGCCATGCGCGCCGAAGACGGCCTTAGCCCGATTGTTGTCACCGAAGAAATGATCGGTCGGATGAAACCGGGTTCGGTCATCATCGACGTATCCATCGATCAGGGTGGTAATTTCGAAACCTCACGAATGACCACGCACAAGGATCCTACGTTCAAGCACATGGGTGTCATTCACTATTGCGTGCCCAACATTGCGGCCCGGGTGGCTTATACGGCCAGTATGGCCCTTAGCAACATCTTTCTGCCTTTCCTGCTCGAAACGGGAACAACAGGCGGTATCGAGCAGATGATGTACGCGAACCGTTGGTTCATGAAAGGTGTTTATGCCCATAAGGGAACGCTCACCAACGCCTACATCGCGCGTAAATTCAACATGCGCTTCAAAGATTTAGATTTGTTGCTGGCAGCCCGGTTCTAA
- a CDS encoding Gfo/Idh/MocA family protein, with translation MNDSSQPNRRAFLKQAAGLAVFSIVPRHVLGRGFLAPSDQITVGFIGLGKQAGGLQRQFLKNEARVIAACDVDKPKVAAFAEAVNKHYAEKAEKTTYKGCQGYDDHRALLANKDIDAVVIATPDHWHSVLAIQAAKSGKDIYCEKPLSLTIQEGRDMVNATRKYKRVFQTGNMQRSWKEFRQAVELVRNGYIGQVKTVNVNVGGPPRDFDLTAEPVPAGLNWDAWLGPNTIARPYNNVLDPALGADFWGKWRDIRDFGGGGMTDWGAHMFDIAQWGLDMDNSGPTELQPGKEGKGLIYRYANGVEMHHTPVEGPQFCHFIGTEGEVKVGRGSLVTTPETLKDKVIGESDKRVYFSDNHYKDFLDAIKSRKNPICDVEVGHRTASVCTLGNIAYQLGRPLRWNPAKEKFENDAEANKLLSRPMRKEWTS, from the coding sequence ATGAACGACTCTTCTCAACCCAACCGGCGCGCGTTTCTTAAGCAAGCGGCTGGACTGGCCGTCTTTTCTATTGTACCGCGTCACGTGCTGGGTCGCGGCTTTCTGGCCCCCAGCGATCAGATTACCGTAGGATTTATTGGGCTTGGCAAACAAGCGGGTGGTTTGCAACGTCAATTCCTTAAAAATGAAGCGCGTGTCATAGCCGCCTGTGACGTTGACAAACCCAAAGTAGCCGCCTTCGCCGAAGCCGTGAACAAACACTACGCCGAGAAGGCCGAAAAGACAACCTACAAAGGTTGCCAGGGGTACGACGATCACCGCGCCTTACTCGCCAATAAAGACATCGATGCGGTAGTTATTGCTACGCCCGACCACTGGCACAGCGTATTAGCGATTCAGGCGGCCAAATCGGGCAAAGATATCTACTGCGAAAAACCCCTGTCACTTACCATTCAGGAAGGGCGCGATATGGTGAACGCCACGCGGAAGTATAAGCGCGTATTTCAGACCGGCAACATGCAGCGCTCCTGGAAAGAGTTTCGGCAGGCGGTCGAACTGGTACGCAACGGTTATATCGGTCAGGTAAAAACGGTGAACGTAAACGTGGGCGGTCCACCACGCGATTTCGATCTGACAGCCGAACCCGTTCCGGCTGGCTTAAACTGGGACGCCTGGCTCGGTCCGAACACCATTGCCCGACCGTACAACAACGTGCTCGATCCTGCTCTGGGCGCTGATTTTTGGGGGAAATGGCGCGACATCCGCGATTTTGGCGGGGGTGGCATGACCGACTGGGGTGCCCACATGTTTGACATTGCGCAGTGGGGTCTTGATATGGACAATTCCGGCCCAACCGAACTGCAACCGGGAAAAGAAGGAAAAGGATTGATCTATCGCTATGCCAACGGCGTAGAAATGCACCATACCCCCGTCGAGGGTCCGCAATTCTGTCACTTTATCGGTACGGAGGGCGAAGTAAAAGTGGGACGGGGTTCGCTCGTCACAACCCCCGAAACGTTGAAAGACAAGGTCATTGGCGAGTCAGACAAGCGCGTTTACTTTAGTGACAATCACTACAAAGACTTTCTGGATGCGATCAAGAGCCGTAAGAATCCGATCTGTGACGTTGAAGTCGGCCATCGAACCGCTTCGGTCTGTACGCTTGGCAATATCGCTTACCAACTCGGTCGTCCGCTGCGCTGGAATCCGGCGAAAGAGAAATTCGAAAACGACGCCGAAGCAAACAAGCTGTTAAGTCGACCGATGCGAAAGGAGTGGACCTCCTAA